The Hippoglossus hippoglossus isolate fHipHip1 chromosome 16, fHipHip1.pri, whole genome shotgun sequence genomic sequence TTTGTTTACCTGTTCTCTCCTTTTGCATTGGAGGGCGGCGGGTGAAGAACAGTTTGGTTGTCCTCCATGTCCACGACACATTTTGTGTTCAGCTCAATTTCTGCAGAGAGAAGTTTGTTGGGGGAAAAGTAAAAGCAGAGCGCGGGGGTGTgaaaaaaaagccccaaatcTCTGCCTGTGAAACCACACACTGGCCCCAGACGCAGCTCGGGGCTCAACGCAGCTAACGGAGAAAGGAATgaaaagttttttgtttttttttaatggtggaAGAAGCGTCGTGTGAACACTCACCCCTGCGGTTCATGGGCCGGACTCTCACTGCAACTTTTACCTTGGTGTCCGACATTTTCGTCCACTTTCGTCACTCCCACCCTGTCCCGTCTGTCTGCGAGCCGCCGAGAGTCTAGTCCGTGAATCCCCCCGACGAGAAACCCGGGTTTGTGCCGGAAAACCAGGGCAGCAGACTCTACTCAGACGGCCCCGAAAAGAGTCCAGAGCCCGGGGAGGAGACACCGGAACATGTTCATTTATCTTCCGTTAAATCCAGCCTGGGTTTGCCTCTCGTACAGATCCAGTATCCTGCTGCAGGCTCAGGCAGCATCTCCACCGCCATCTTCCTCCGCTGGGAGCTcgactgttgctgctgctgcggctgctgctctgaccgagagagagagagagagagagagagggagggggggagagagagagagagggtggggggggagagagagagagagagagagagagggtgggggtgagagagagagagggagagagagagagagagggagagagagagagagagagagagagagagagagagagagagagagagagagagagagacagacagacagacagacagacatagagagagtgagagatagagagagagagagacagtgagagacagacagacagacatagagagagagagagagagagagagagatagcgacagacagacatagagagagagacagacagacatagagagagtgagagatagagagagagacagacagacatagagagagagacagacagacatagagagagaaagagagagagagagagagacatatatTTGATTTTTGTCATCCCTCTTTATTTAATCCTTGTTGTTTCTcgtttacacacaaacaccaacaaatatttacatgatTTCTCTTCCATAAACCAGTTCTCCATCTTTCACAGAGCACAACACCTTCCCgcagctccacacacactcaaactttTCCACATTGTTCTTAGTGCTgtaatagagagagagagagagagagagtgagagagagagagagagagagagagagagagagagagtgagagagagagagatatttaGAGGTTTATTGAAAGACTTAAATTAACAGAGTCTATAAAGATgacatcatctctctctctgcagcacctATGGCAGGAGttccctttatttatttattttgttccttattttttgtttctttagatttaatgtatatatttgtgttggcttctttttttttaaattttatttccctttattCTCTATAATTTTATCCTAAAATTAAGGAATTTGTCTACCCTTTGTGGCCTTGTAGACATAAATGACGAGCATTTTTCAGgtgatttctgttttcttcagaTTGTTTGACTGGAAGAAAGGTGAAAGTGTATTTCACAAGAAATCTGCAAGATCATACAGGTatagaaatataataatgttgGGGAAAtcaatgtatgtatgtgtactTTGTGCAGTTTCAAAAGCTGGAACAATaacaacatgacacaaacatTACTTTGACACAGGCTATAGCACCCAGtatattcacatttttcatttttaatacaaAGGTTTTTTTCAATGTAAATCTTTGCTATTATTTAGAAATGCTATTGCCTCATCACTTagtaatacaataaaatgttaagctacatttcacacactctaGGCCTGTTCACACATGAGCTTTGTCGTGGATCCAGTGTCAGATTTGACCATATAAATCTTGACTGCATGCTCTCCACTGTCCAGAATGATGAGCATGTTGTCCAGTGTCACCAGGCCGACTGGGCGGATCAGGTGGTCCCCCACAAGAGGAGTGAGGACCGGGCCATTCTGCAGCTTCCCCAGACTCCAAACCATCCCCTGTTTACAGTCAGTTACCAGCACATCTCCATCTGCGTCGAACACCACACCTGACATGTTCAGCCTGACTGTGGACTGCAGAGTCAGGCTGAAAGTGTCTGTCTGATGGAGCAGGTGGAAGTCTTTGTTGAACACTTTCAGCCTTGTGTGTTGTTGCCTCactggtggaggtgtgtggtcGGTTAAATGCTCCATCACCGCAGTGTTCCCTGTCACTGGACAGCAGGCCACTGCTTTTGGCTGCTGGAGCTCAGAAATGGCCGTACGATGCTCCAGAACAACACCACGAGTATAGTCCACTTTGACATGGAACAGCGCGCCTGCCTGGATGTCTGTGACCAGGAGGTGCCCATCGCCGTCTGTGCCCACACCCCAGGGCACCTGGAAGGAATCCCTGACCGTCAACACGTGGTTCCCTCTGGAGGTGAAAATCTTCACAGCTTTGTCCCCTGCATCAGTCACCACCACGTAACCACAGGGAGTCACCGCCACATCCACTGGGTACCAGAGCTCTCCACTGGCTTGTCCTCTTCGCCCAAAACTGTTCAGCAGTTTGCCCTGTGGGCTAAACACCACcaccctcttctctccatcatGGACCACCACTATTGTCCCTGAGGACCCTAAAACAGCTATCCCAGTGGGGTTGATGAGAGTCCCCCAGCCACCAAAAGCTGAGTGGAGGTGCAGGGCTGAGGATGTCAGTCCTGCAGCCGACTTAAATCCCCCTGTCGCCctgtgaggaggagcagaggatcTGGGACTCCGGGACAACAGCAGCTCCTGGAGGTCACAAATAGCCTGGCAGTGGGAGGTGCTGTCAACACTGCACATCTGTCGACAAAACGGGCACTCCAGCTTCCTCAGGAGAGGGTGGGACAGAGCTGTGATGCATTCCAGACACAGTACATGGCCACAGGAAAGGTTCCGTGGTCTGCGTTCTCTCTGCTGGCTGCTGAACTTCTCGAAGCAGACTTTACACTCCAGCAAATTGATCTGAGCCTCTCTCAGGATGCCCTCAGGACTCAGGCTGCCACAACGTCCGGGACCACGATTCACAGCCATGACTGAAATACCTCCAAGGTCACAGAGCGATCACTCAGCTGAGGCAGGCAGCCAGAGGTTTAGGaaactaaaagacaaaaaaaaaagactgataaTTTAAGAGAAATGGAGCGAATGATGAACAGAGAGGGAATAAAGCACACGCACTCATGTCCTGAGCTTTAGGCCCAGAAAGTCACGTGACATTTTTGCATTTACAGCACTGAGGCTCTCTGCTGCCCTCCTTTGGAAATCAAATTAGACACGAGACAAGCTGGAGAGGTTGAGTGGTTACAGATCCTATATTTTGGAAAGGACAGCCTCCTTAGAGCACATTCAGCAGACAgcattcctttttttaaacGCATATGAAGTATTAAAATAGAAAGCTATGTGGCTAGATTTCAAAGCGAGTATCTCCAACAGGTGTTACACGGTGCCACGCCTTAATACTCACTGTGAGGGGATACATGTGGTTATTTCAAGGACTTTCTTCCAGGAGACTGAATTTCTAGCTGTACCTCTGCTACTACTCTTCATGTTTTGCACTATCTGACTTTTTTCGAAAGGGAACATCAAGTGTCTCTTGAAATACAGGTTGCTGTAGGTCAGCATGATGAAGCTATTTCAGTCTCTGAGTTTCAGGGTGTGCAGATGTAGTGTAATCTGATCCGAGCCGGGCAGCGTTTGAGTCAGCCAATCTGGCACTGCTCCGCTGCAGCATGGTGCTCTTTAAGGGTCGAGCAAGGTCATTCATGATTCCCTATTGTTGAGTGCACAGAGTGGCCCCTACTTGTGTGGACGTGATAGCCAGTTCATGAAGAATTTGTTAAATGAGTAATAAAAAACTTTTACTGTTGAAAGTGAGGTGTAAACACCAAATTAGAATGACCTCCCTGCAGTTGTAGGTCTCCTGCGACCACTGAAGTTTAGatttacataaaacaaatgGCAGACTCATGAGGTCACAATGGCCTTTGACCCCTTAAACCTAATCAGGtaatctgtgagtccaagtggcaactggtcaaaatttgaagagaTTCCGTGAGGGCAGACTTGAGAtgtcatgttcaagaggccaaaaacatggcTTGTGAGGCCActatgaccttgaccttttgaccagCCAAACcaaatcagttaatccttgagtctaagtgaacatttgtgccaaattaaACAAAATTCCCAAGAATCTTAAATTCTTTAGATAAAGCTTTACGAGGCAAAATAAGGTTtcgtgaggtcacagtgaccttgaccccCAAATTCTTATCAGGTCATCCAAgtccaagtaaatgtttgtgtctgatgtAATGAAGGTGCTTATGCGTGTTCCTCAactgaacaaataaatacaaaatttgaGGAAATCAGGGGGTCTTGAGATATTGCTTTCACAAGAAGGGGATGGGCGGACGGACGGTCCCACAACATAATACATAGAAATTAGGGACGATCCTTTCAACAGTAACAATTTAATAGGagatgtaaaatattttaatatgtttcattatttcacaGTGAAAAAGAACAGCACAAGTCATTTtcagcagatttgttttttttggcaaatgacatttgaaatccAGAGACATGGTCCGTTCCACAGAGGTCAACGTCTGGATTGTCAAGGACTATGAGGGATATATCTGTACTGAGATGCTATAATGAGGGCAGTGGAATTGAACACAAAAAGCCCAAGTGCAGTCTtgatagaaacagaaaagtttagataaaaaaaaagaccatgCAAACAGGCACAATGggtgaattaaaatgttacaAGTACAGAGAAAGACATAAGAAGAACAATACTGGCATCCTGATGTGTGGTGTGATACAACCATGTGTTGACTATTCTAAACATTTCCTTACTAAAACAAGTGAAATAATTTGGGAGCCATGAAAATGCACCAAATTCAATGACAAGCAGGTCGACAGTAGAACaaaagcacacgcacacaacaggAGGAGCCAGACAACACATGCAGGGATTTTGAATAATTGCCCACCTTTTTCAgtacagtgaaaaaaaaaaaatatatagcaGCCACAGAtggacagggagagagagagtataaATCACTCAAGGTCACAACGATTCACAAAATATTCAAACAGTACAGTATCTCCAAGATAACATTCTGAAAAGTGCTTAAACTGTGTGCTTCGCTTTGTTCCAGGTCGAACGCAAAACTCAGACGATGATCTGATCAAAGCTAAAGCCGTCCTGCATTGAAATCCTGTCCAcattcaagttaaaaaaaaaaacacaaaacaaatgtgaacaCCTAGGATGTACAATAATAGACAATCTGTGACAGgtactaataaaaaaaagacttttaagCCTTTCTGTGCTATAAACATAGAGGCTCCAATTAACGTGATAAATTCCACAAAATGGCTTTTAACATTGAAATGTGTTGAACCAACATACTGGAGTTAAGGCTGGTGTATAAACCAGTCAAATGCACATTAACCATCactgatatactgtatgtatttgatATATTGTAGGATAAATGTTTGAAAATTATAGTTTATCAGCTACTATGATGCATGCAGTCACATCTAGGATCGGCTCTTTTTATTgccacctctttctctctcacacaccaaAACATCCACTGTTTCTCACTCtcctcacacaaatacacaaacctgTGATCAGTGATTTAGGAGCTTGTAGTACTACAGCACACGGTTTAGTGTGCATCTCTGTAGCCCAACCCTCAGAACACCCCTAATTACACTACATGGACCTGGTCATCCACTTAGTCCCTGCTGTCTCCGCTCGCTCTACTAtaggtggggggggtggggggggtggggggggggggggggggggggtgggtgggttcTAGACTTCAATAATACCAGGGCGTGGTAATATCTTTCACCCCCTAGTCAACCCGTGATCCTTCACACCTGGCTCCTCGGGGTGAGTTTAAGAGTCACCCGCCACCTTCTGGCTCTTACTGGCCGTCCAGGCCGTTGGTGGATTTGGTCTCTGAGTCCTTCCCTCTCCATCTGGTTGTAGGGGTGTCTTCATCCAACTCCGTCTCTCCTAAAATATGATGATCCCATAATATTTAGTTTATAAAAAGATTTAAGTGAACTGTGTGCATTTACAGTGTCAGACTGAGAATTTTTATATGGTTAATAAATGACCAGTAAAGACACTGTACCTTTAAATTCTTCTGACACATGGTCATCATATTCTGTGTAATTACCGTCGTCGCATTCTGAGAAGCActgagagatgagaggaggttcagacacatgacacacactcacacataccaTTAACTTGACAGGGAACATAGAAAAAGTAACTGAGCCCAGCAAACATTTCAGGGAATGGGACTCAGAGTTAATATTGTCTGAGATTCCTCAGGAGCAAAGCCAGCTGACTCTTTAGGCGTGGCACATGTTAGATCATGGTTTGAGCTTTTTGTCAATTAAACATACATTAGCTGAATgttctgtttattattatattattgttatttatttatgttctgtgttttttgcCATTATCTGCTTGCATCTATATTTGAAACTATTACTTCATTGCTGCCCCTCTTGACCATGACCCCACAGCAGAAGAGATCCTGTATCGCAATGGGACCATCCTGATTAAATGAAGGTCAAATTACTTTCTACTGGCTGACAGTCACATTAATTCTGTTTGGAAAGTGTACAGTTTGTCCATGGACTTGGTTTGGATAAAAATATGGAACAGCAGCTGGTTTGATTATTATTGGAATTGTTGATTTGGTCTTTTTTTAGTCTGCACcacaagtttaaaaatgaagagAGCCATCTTTCCTAGTTATAATGCTTGGTAGAACATAGTAAAGTCGCTGTGGTGACTTTTACATAACATTGGTGCTTATTCAGACATGAGAACAACATGTTAAATAGCTTTCACATTTACATCACAAGGAGAACAGGTGCACGTGTGTAAACCTTCAgagttttaaacaaacacaaggacTGACTAGTTCcttataaacaaacattttccagGACAAAATGTAATCACCTATATGCGAGACTTAACAAGGCCAAAGACACATATAGACATACCTTTCCTCTTGGACCATAATTTTCTGCATACCACACCATTACAAACAGGCACAGGAATGTAATGAAGGCCTGGAAACAGATAAACCATAACAGAAGCTGGTTAATGATTCATGGACAATAACTAACAGCACTAACTAAAAATGACAGTGTGTTGGTGGCAAAGTTAAGGCTCAAGGTTTGATGCATTAAAGCATAAAGCGTGATGAGCTACAGAAGACAGCAGGAAATCCCTCTGATACAGAAACATGTGGAATTCTGATCTTACCAAACACACTAGCCAGAGGATCACATAGAGGATCTGTGTTTTTGAGAACAATTCCTGTCCAAACTTAATGCAGGCCAAGGCCTCCAGGAAAGCAATGGCCCTGTGAAATGAAGGGAggacaaaacagacacacacaactgaaaccGTCGACTCGTCTGCAGAAAACTATAAATTAACTGGAAAACAAACTGTATGGATACACAGGTGAACTacagttcacacacaaatatgcactTTACAATAGGTTTCACTCACCCAAACACCCAACACTGGGTCCCAACTCTCTTGCATTGTGTGTCGGTCAGGTACGCATAATACTGCctaaagcaaaaacaaacagtgcaaacacagtgtaaacacatttcacttgctgtttgactgactgacagttttctcaaactgtcaaaacaagGAACTGGATACAAGCAGGAATCAATATACTTCATCTTAAAAAATGTCACATCAACAGTTTCTATAGGGAGCGGTTCCCTGCTGATAAAATTGTGTTCCTACCTGACTGTTGGAGCTGTGATGATACCGACGAACAAGATTCGACACCAGCTGAGAGCATGGCACGcaggaaacacaaagatgtGCTTGAGGAAGAATGTGTTCAACTCTGTTagctgtgaacaaaaaaaatacaacagagaGAAGATAATGTTTAAAAGCTATGAAAAAACTTAATGTATGGTTTATTATTGGCAGGAGAAGAGATATTACTGTCATTTAGAGTTAAATTGTTTTGCCTTTTTAGACACAGTCAAACAATATTACATATCTTTTATGcaattaataatattaaatatgttttattgtgtggATGAGGTCCAGCACACCAAAGATGAGCATTATTTTCCCTGCTGATTCTTGACTTGTTTTAGGGGCTTTTTGTCTTCCGTCATGTAAAACTAAAGCTAAGCTATATATAGTCAGATGACTAACTTGGATAATCGAGAACATTCCGCGGTGCACAGTGACCTAAGCTGGGCTCAGACTACAGGAATTTCTGGCCAATTTAACCCAGAGAATCGAAACAGAAATCGGGTCTGGAACCTTGGTTCTGATGTTCGTCCCCAAATTATCTTGTGGTGTGACACAAAGCTGTTCCTTAACCTCCTGAAATGCCTGCGGAATCATCGGGCTGCCCCAATGAATTgtcaaatgtgaaaaacatttaagattTAAACATCAGGATGATTACACCCATACTTTGGGTGGAACGGCAACAGccaatgagagagacagagagagtccGAAGCAGCTAATGGTGCTGCCAAGCAATTTCTTAAATCTGTAGTGTGAGCATGTTTAAGTTTATAGAGAAGAATATAAGAATTGTAAAGATTCTTTCTATGTACGTGTTGCATTCggatttcaaaatgtattagGTTTTTAAAACTCCTGTAGTCTGAGCCCTGCTTTGCAGTGTTCATGTATTTTCAAACACCTCTTTCACAACAGACATGTTGATGTCATAGAAGCAGAAAAGTGCAGGTGTGGAAATAACTTTTAATGACGGCTCTGTTCCATTAACATGGGCCAGCGAGCCGTGCCAGTGAGGCGGCTTGGACGCAAGCAGTGCCCTGGAACAGGCCCACCTTCAAGGAATGCAGCCATTAATGTTGTTGCTGTTCGTTAAACATGTGGTCGACAAGTCGAAATGGGTGCTGTGAGTAAACACATTATAGGCAGATGCATTGAAAAATTATTAATGAAATCTGGACCTCTCTTGATCACATGTATGTAATTTCCAGTAAAATAATGTTAGACTGGTTTGGTTTTATGGTATTCATAATGAAACCTTTCACTGGTTATATACACAGCATATAAATTCTATTACACAATCTTGTTGAAAGCACTTTGGGTTGAGTTTaggacactcacacacacaaagattaTCTTACAACGCAAGTAACACTTGATGTAACACATTGGCAACAACCTTGTTCATTCATGTCCACAATGGAAGATAATGAGAGGAAGACTTGCAACTGTGTTATTCACTCATTTGGCCCGAAGCCTGTGTGGTTGAACTCAGGAAAGAGCTGCTCAACTGTCACCACACTGAACAGAGCCGTCCCCTTCTCTTCAGTTAATTCTACTACTGGTAATTACTCTTTAAAAGGCTCAAGAGATTTGGGATCTTtttgaggaagagagagaattaCAATGTTGTTTCATCACCATACAGAAATTGGAGAAATGCCAGCTTCCATCGCCATGGCAGCCAGCGGCTAGAATTGTTGGCACTCATAGCTGACTCTCTAGTGTAGTGCAATGGAGCTTACTCAAGTTCTGCATCCATGGTTTTCTCATTACCATGAAATACCCTCAAGTAATCCAGCCTGTCTTTTACTCTTATGGGATTAGCTGTTAACGTGTAGACAGCAGGATACTCATTCATTATATGGATCTCTGTAGGACAGAGGTTTTACATTTCAACAATGGGGAAGCCAATTAGATAAGCACGACTTAGCACGCAGAGCATATCGGATGATCTCTGACTAGTCAGCACTTAGTCACCGGGAGATGGCGAGAGAGGATTTCTCAGCGACCCACCTGCCAGATGATCATGAAGAGATAGACGCCCATCACTCGCTGCAGGGAGGACTTGGGGTCAAGCCAGCGTACGTAGGTCCAGCTTGCAGGGGTGAACTGTAGCGCGGCTCGTTTGATCTTCCCTGTGGTGGTGTGGATGTCCCTGGAAGAAAAGCACGAGAGAAGGGTTTCAAAAGCGTGCAGGTAGATTTAGTATTATGTTGGTGCAGCAGACAAAAGCAGATGAAAGTAATGCCACCACCCTAAATCATTTAGTCTATTCGTCCCTGATGAACAAGTGGGATCATATTACAGAACaatttatgaatatttaatgttgtACTTATTTTTGATTTTACGCATTTTAACATGGATCTACCAAtgatgttaaaaacacatttaagaggaataaagtaaaagtaaagctGCTGTTCATAgcttacaataaaaaaaaattgttgcaCTTACATAATAAAAGCATGAAGGGCAAAAAATAAAGAACCATATGGGCTAGATTTACTGGGTGTATTGATACTAGGTGTAATCGGGGTTAATCATATGCATGAGACTTACAATATAAACCCAAATACTTCACAACCTATAAAtgagaacaaaagaaaaccgTACAGCTGAGTTTGTTTGAGTAGCTGGATAAAAATCTTAACACAGTTGTAGTTAATTTCCAGACTGCATGGTCGTACTTAATACTGGCCCAGTGGTAGGTCCTCATCTCCAAAAAGCGACACACAGTCATGCCAAGCCAGATGCCCCCTCCATTACACAGCAGAATATCCAGAATCACCTGGTCCCACCAGCACTCAGCAAAGTTAGGCAGCAGATGCATGAAGAACAGCTATGTAGACAGGAGAACAGAATGGAATCAGAGTCTACGTCATATCGGGAAGCCTGTTAACTGATCAGcctttaataatattttttacaaaatcaTTCTGAAACTTATCAAATTCCACCAGTTAACCACTTACATCAGCAGCTTATTTGAACTTAAAATGTCTCCATTAAGGGAAAGAGACAGATGGAGTTACAGACAGAGATATAGTGATGCCAACATGTGTGCCTCTGTACCTCAGTGAGCTCCCAGGTAATACTGATGGTCCAGCACAGGCCATAGCTTCGAATGAGCAGGGCCTTCATGCCCCAACCCCAGAAATGGCTGAatgcaaaaatgtcaaaatggctCAGGATTCTCTCCCAGGTGATGTCATGGCAGTTCACAGCATATTCCTGCAGAGAGCAGCGCACACAGCCTCATTACAGTGATTAACAATCCCCTGATAGTGGATCaatctaaaaaacattttctgcttAAGCCGAAACCACTCACCATTATGTCTGCTTCTCTCTTGGCGTAGCGCAGGTTTTGGTCCAACCAGTACATCAGCTGTTTCACTTGCTGCCAGTtgaggaagatgatgaaaaccaggaaca encodes the following:
- the LOC117776354 gene encoding E3 ubiquitin-protein ligase NHLRC1-like; this encodes MAVNRGPGRCGSLSPEGILREAQINLLECKVCFEKFSSQQRERRPRNLSCGHVLCLECITALSHPLLRKLECPFCRQMCSVDSTSHCQAICDLQELLLSRSPRSSAPPHRATGGFKSAAGLTSSALHLHSAFGGWGTLINPTGIAVLGSSGTIVVVHDGEKRVVVFSPQGKLLNSFGRRGQASGELWYPVDVAVTPCGYVVVTDAGDKAVKIFTSRGNHVLTVRDSFQVPWGVGTDGDGHLLVTDIQAGALFHVKVDYTRGVVLEHRTAISELQQPKAVACCPVTGNTAVMEHLTDHTPPPVRQQHTRLKVFNKDFHLLHQTDTFSLTLQSTVRLNMSGVVFDADGDVLVTDCKQGMVWSLGKLQNGPVLTPLVGDHLIRPVGLVTLDNMLIILDSGEHAVKIYMVKSDTGSTTKLMCEQA
- the ptdss1a gene encoding phosphatidylserine synthase 1 — protein: MASVYSGSHTLSKHDVNYRMHFRMINEQQVEDITIEFFYRPHTITLLTCTVLSLMYFAFARDDGNPDSNLWVGLILVISFFLVISVLAFPNGPFTRPHPAIWRMVFGLSVIYFLFLVFIIFLNWQQVKQLMYWLDQNLRYAKREADIMEYAVNCHDITWERILSHFDIFAFSHFWGWGMKALLIRSYGLCWTISITWELTELFFMHLLPNFAECWWDQVILDILLCNGGGIWLGMTVCRFLEMRTYHWASIKDIHTTTGKIKRAALQFTPASWTYVRWLDPKSSLQRVMGVYLFMIIWQLTELNTFFLKHIFVFPACHALSWCRILFVGIITAPTVRQYYAYLTDTQCKRVGTQCWVFGAIAFLEALACIKFGQELFSKTQILYVILWLVCLAFITFLCLFVMVWYAENYGPRGKCFSECDDGNYTEYDDHVSEEFKGETELDEDTPTTRWRGKDSETKSTNGLDGQ